A portion of the Acidihalobacter yilgarnensis genome contains these proteins:
- a CDS encoding PAS domain-containing sensor histidine kinase, translating to MDTLRLVAPVIPDAIIAADMLGEILYANPAASRLFGYDQTDWTGLNVRELAPAPHHAAHDGYLSHYLTTGEARLIGTGREVEAKRRDGSVFPIRLALGDMGADKPDGWRFIALIQDLTTEYQNRQQLRTQHDMLRLVIDRVPALVAYVTPDKRYRLASATYSIFSSIPIEQLPGHHVREIIGEARYATVLPYLEKALRGEEQAFEADLPEPGGDTRRFEIRYTPDQAPDGHVRGVLILALDVTVQRMMEIQASERLTALSGLVAGVAHEVNNPIGIANTSASYLQDATRRTREAWAAGTLTRTELENYFNEAADAANLITNNLKRSARLVREFKQVAADQRAAEPRRIELCAYLDEVLDTLRPLTRHRPIEMSLTCAESITLTDHPDAWAQILINLVQNSLAHGFTETQSGHIQLQVHREAESAVLVYRDDGCGMPESVRIHALEPFFTTRRGQGGNGLGLSIVHNLVTGLFRGTLKLESRPGHGVCFTIRRPLTDLRNEEPLAVAATTLNEAQR from the coding sequence ATGGATACACTGCGGTTGGTTGCACCGGTCATACCTGACGCCATCATCGCAGCCGACATGCTGGGCGAGATCCTGTACGCCAACCCCGCCGCCTCGCGGCTGTTCGGCTACGATCAGACCGACTGGACAGGGCTCAATGTGCGCGAACTAGCCCCAGCCCCCCATCACGCCGCACACGATGGCTACCTGAGCCACTACCTGACCACCGGCGAGGCCCGATTGATCGGGACCGGCCGCGAGGTTGAGGCCAAACGGCGCGACGGCAGCGTCTTCCCGATACGTCTGGCGCTAGGCGACATGGGCGCCGACAAACCAGACGGCTGGCGTTTCATCGCACTCATCCAAGACCTCACCACGGAATACCAAAACCGTCAGCAACTCCGGACCCAGCACGACATGCTGCGTCTGGTCATCGACCGCGTGCCCGCCCTGGTCGCCTACGTCACCCCAGACAAACGCTATCGCCTGGCCAGCGCCACCTATTCGATTTTTTCCTCGATACCCATCGAGCAACTGCCGGGTCACCACGTCCGCGAAATCATCGGCGAGGCGCGTTACGCGACTGTCCTGCCTTATCTGGAAAAAGCGTTGCGCGGCGAGGAACAAGCCTTCGAGGCCGATCTTCCGGAACCGGGCGGCGATACCCGGCGCTTCGAGATCCGCTACACACCCGACCAGGCGCCCGACGGTCATGTCCGTGGAGTATTGATCCTCGCCTTGGACGTCACCGTGCAACGCATGATGGAAATCCAGGCCAGCGAACGGCTGACCGCGCTAAGCGGACTGGTCGCCGGCGTCGCGCACGAGGTCAACAACCCCATCGGCATTGCCAACACCTCGGCGAGCTACCTGCAGGACGCCACGCGCCGCACGCGCGAGGCCTGGGCGGCCGGCACGTTGACACGCACCGAACTCGAAAATTACTTCAACGAAGCCGCAGATGCCGCGAACCTGATCACCAATAACCTCAAGCGCTCGGCCCGCCTCGTGCGCGAATTCAAGCAGGTTGCCGCCGACCAACGGGCAGCCGAGCCTCGACGCATCGAGCTTTGCGCCTACCTCGACGAAGTACTCGACACACTCCGCCCTCTCACGCGGCATCGTCCGATCGAAATGAGCCTGACCTGTGCCGAATCCATCACGCTGACGGACCACCCGGATGCCTGGGCGCAAATCCTGATCAACCTGGTGCAGAATTCCCTGGCCCATGGCTTCACGGAAACTCAGTCGGGGCACATCCAACTACAGGTGCATCGCGAAGCCGAATCGGCCGTCCTCGTCTATCGCGACGACGGCTGCGGTATGCCCGAATCCGTGCGGATACACGCACTGGAACCCTTTTTCACCACGCGCCGGGGGCAGGGTGGCAACGGGCTAGGCCTGTCCATCGTGCACAACCTCGTGACCGGGCTGTTTCGCGGCACCCTGAAGCTGGAAAGCCGACCAGGTCACGGCGTCTGCTTCACCATCCGCCGCCCACTGACCGACTTGCGGAACGAAGAGCCTCTTGCGGTAGCAGCAACAACCCTTAATGAAGCACAGCGGTAA
- a CDS encoding exodeoxyribonuclease III — protein sequence MRIITFNANGIRSAARKGFFDWLPQQHADVVCIQETKAQAEQLTDPVFWPEGWDCYYSDAEKKGYSGVAIYSRRKPDAIEASLGCPECPEFETEGRWLEARYGNLSVISLYMPSGSSGDERQQVKYRLMACLYAHLDAVRSNGIEYVICADWNIVHTAADIKNWRSNQKNSGCLPEERAWLDRLFGELGYVDVFRQLEQPPEQYTWWSNRGQAWAKNVGWRIDYQVVSPSLAGKVRATSIYRDERFSDHAPLTIDYDNPLT from the coding sequence CGCAGCAGCACGCAGATGTAGTGTGCATCCAGGAAACCAAGGCCCAGGCAGAGCAGCTCACCGACCCGGTGTTCTGGCCAGAAGGCTGGGACTGCTACTACTCGGACGCGGAAAAGAAGGGCTACAGTGGCGTGGCGATCTACTCGCGCCGCAAGCCCGACGCCATCGAGGCCTCACTCGGATGCCCCGAGTGCCCAGAGTTCGAGACCGAGGGACGCTGGCTGGAGGCGCGGTACGGAAATCTGAGCGTGATCTCCCTCTACATGCCATCCGGTTCTTCCGGCGACGAGCGACAGCAGGTCAAATATCGCCTGATGGCTTGCCTCTATGCCCACCTCGATGCCGTACGCAGTAACGGCATCGAGTACGTGATCTGCGCCGACTGGAACATCGTGCACACCGCCGCCGACATCAAGAACTGGCGCAGCAACCAGAAGAACTCCGGCTGCCTGCCCGAGGAACGCGCCTGGCTGGACCGCCTGTTCGGCGAGTTGGGCTACGTCGATGTCTTCCGTCAGCTTGAACAACCGCCAGAGCAGTACACCTGGTGGTCGAACCGTGGTCAGGCCTGGGCCAAGAACGTCGGCTGGCGCATCGACTACCAGGTCGTCAGTCCGTCGCTCGCCGGCAAGGTCCGCGCCACGAGTATCTACCGCGACGAGCGCTTCTCGGATCATGCGCCGTTGACCATCGACTACGATAATCCACTGACCTGA